One region of Candidatus Zymogenus saltonus genomic DNA includes:
- a CDS encoding alpha/beta hydrolase, with the protein MRFRRKKEIKCSTAGKNDELRTVDIDGLTISYKISGSGPPLVFFHGWVGHEDTFGLCHEGFGRYFTVYRPAWPGYGGSTPMPGFTVEDFVEVGRKFMDKLGLKNVTLIGNCLGGNVAMEFAQRYPKYLSKMVLIEIHAYFPNYLYPLLTPGLGAFIYWFVFKNITMFNFLNSFIPLQRKDPSDDFPYTWEGFERTRIRSSLGFLRAIYRYSKKMGDDYVDNYKVDVPILYVEGGKTFGPVDAFSQKVREHFDNTEIISLPEAEHNPVCEQPELFNERVLRTMGFDA; encoded by the coding sequence ATGAGATTTAGAAGGAAAAAAGAGATTAAATGCTCAACTGCTGGAAAGAACGACGAGCTCAGGACCGTAGACATTGACGGACTGACTATTTCGTACAAGATCAGCGGCTCCGGGCCGCCCCTGGTTTTTTTCCACGGCTGGGTAGGGCACGAAGACACCTTCGGCCTTTGCCACGAGGGTTTCGGACGGTACTTTACCGTCTATCGTCCCGCCTGGCCCGGATACGGCGGAAGCACCCCGATGCCCGGTTTTACCGTCGAGGATTTCGTGGAGGTCGGAAGGAAATTCATGGACAAGCTGGGATTAAAAAACGTCACCCTGATAGGCAACTGTCTCGGTGGTAACGTGGCAATGGAGTTCGCCCAGCGCTATCCGAAATATTTGTCTAAAATGGTCTTGATCGAGATCCACGCGTACTTCCCTAACTACCTCTATCCCCTCCTGACACCGGGGCTGGGGGCGTTCATATACTGGTTCGTTTTCAAGAACATAACGATGTTTAACTTCCTCAACTCCTTTATTCCCCTTCAGCGAAAGGATCCAAGCGACGATTTTCCCTATACATGGGAGGGGTTTGAGAGAACGCGTATAAGGAGCTCTCTTGGCTTTTTGCGGGCGATCTACAGGTACTCCAAGAAAATGGGGGACGATTATGTCGACAACTACAAGGTGGACGTGCCCATCCTTTACGTAGAGGGGGGAAAGACCTTCGGTCCGGTGGACGCCTTTTCTCAGAAGGTGAGGGAGCACTTCGATAACACCGAGATCATATCGTTGCCGGAGGCGGAGCACAACCCTGTATGCGAACAGCCGGAGTTATTCAACGAGCGGGTCCTCAGGACGATGGGATTTGACGCATGA
- a CDS encoding AURKAIP1/COX24 domain-containing protein has product MGSVIKKRRKKMRKHKYKKLRDKMRHKRRRGR; this is encoded by the coding sequence TTGGGAAGTGTGATTAAAAAGCGCAGGAAGAAGATGAGAAAGCATAAGTATAAAAAGCTTCGCGACAAGATGCGGCACAAGCGCAGGAGGGGCAGGTAG
- a CDS encoding AMP-binding protein, giving the protein MSHSEQEIGVGNFPRIASVKYGDREAIYCVKTGRRFTFAEFNDRVNGLGNGLLQMGLKKGDTCAFLVDNRAEIFETYGALAKIGVIGVPLNCRMERPQMVNYINLSDAETVIFCEDSRDLLHRAVDSLPNVRRYIYVGDLLPEFAISYEELISGASKGEPDVAVTGRDNEFINMTSGTTGLPKPFFITHGANFAALPIFAFAHDVTEKDIILTVMPITGRSGFSWCGVGLFTGAKNVIINFDPIKILEVIQEEKVTITTWIPIIASVIMKLPDLDKYDLSSLRGLVFTGGPLSEKLLGKIYERLCPNVYEYYGLSECGLLTNIGPEEKRRKPGSVGTPYFGAEVKIVNDDGKDMSIGENGEIATKSIALTAGYLKDDKKTRETIVDGWFHTGDIGRLDEDGFLYVVGRREDTLTIGNSSISSLDVENVIKSNEAVIDCAVIVLKGKRGEEILTAVVMRNPRMDITKKGLHRFCSERLDAIETPKKFIFTTNLPRTPTGKIKKYLLTEKYQGS; this is encoded by the coding sequence ATGAGTCACTCGGAACAAGAGATAGGAGTAGGAAATTTCCCAAGGATCGCCTCCGTAAAATACGGTGACAGGGAAGCGATATACTGCGTCAAGACGGGAAGGAGGTTTACCTTCGCCGAATTTAACGACCGCGTCAACGGCCTCGGCAACGGACTCCTCCAAATGGGGTTGAAAAAAGGGGACACCTGCGCCTTCCTGGTCGATAACCGGGCCGAAATATTCGAGACATACGGGGCGCTGGCAAAGATAGGTGTCATAGGCGTTCCCCTCAACTGCAGGATGGAACGGCCGCAAATGGTCAATTACATAAACCTGTCGGATGCCGAAACCGTAATCTTCTGCGAAGACTCGAGGGATCTGCTCCACAGGGCCGTCGATTCCCTCCCCAATGTCAGGCGCTATATATACGTCGGCGACCTCCTTCCCGAATTTGCCATATCCTATGAAGAATTAATATCCGGGGCGTCAAAGGGTGAGCCGGATGTTGCCGTGACGGGCCGAGACAACGAGTTCATCAACATGACATCGGGAACGACGGGACTGCCGAAACCCTTCTTTATAACCCACGGCGCCAACTTCGCGGCGCTTCCCATTTTCGCCTTCGCCCACGATGTGACCGAAAAAGACATTATCCTTACCGTCATGCCGATAACGGGGAGGTCGGGTTTCAGCTGGTGCGGGGTGGGGCTCTTCACCGGGGCGAAAAACGTGATCATTAACTTCGATCCGATAAAGATCCTCGAGGTAATCCAAGAGGAGAAGGTCACCATCACGACCTGGATCCCCATCATAGCCTCCGTCATCATGAAGCTCCCCGACCTCGACAAATACGACCTCTCCTCTCTCAGGGGCTTGGTCTTCACGGGAGGCCCCCTTTCTGAAAAACTCCTGGGGAAAATATACGAGCGTCTTTGCCCCAACGTTTACGAATACTACGGGCTTTCGGAATGCGGGTTGTTGACCAATATCGGGCCGGAGGAGAAGAGGAGAAAGCCGGGATCGGTCGGCACCCCCTACTTTGGAGCGGAGGTTAAAATCGTAAATGACGACGGCAAAGACATGTCCATCGGGGAAAACGGGGAGATTGCGACAAAGAGCATCGCCCTGACGGCCGGATACCTGAAGGACGACAAAAAAACCAGGGAGACCATTGTGGACGGCTGGTTCCACACCGGTGATATAGGCAGACTCGATGAAGACGGATTCCTTTACGTTGTGGGGAGGAGGGAGGACACGTTGACCATTGGGAACAGCAGCATCTCTTCACTGGATGTGGAAAACGTCATAAAATCGAATGAGGCGGTAATTGACTGCGCCGTGATCGTCCTCAAAGGCAAGCGGGGGGAGGAAATACTAACGGCCGTCGTGATGAGAAATCCCAGAATGGACATAACAAAAAAAGGTCTTCATCGATTCTGCTCAGAAAGACTCGATGCCATCGAGACGCCAAAGAAGTTCATCTTTACCACAAACTTACCCAGAACCCCCACGGGGAAAATCAAGAAATACCTCTTGACGGAAAAATACCAAGGCTCCTGA
- the ispE gene encoding 4-(cytidine 5'-diphospho)-2-C-methyl-D-erythritol kinase has product MSEILKFKSPAKVNYFLKVGEKLPNGYHKIATVMSAIDIYDHITVAFEGSRIEIESDNTKVPQGPSNTVYRAIEALLKEANVDIGIKVNIQKNIPLESGLGGASSNAASVMLKLNDHLNLGLGLDELLTLGVKIGSDVPFFIFGSPALVTGIGENLKKIEGIPETWMVVVKPPGSVSTKLAYKMIDLVLTFNKKSIIIPKFNGTLGGLIEGMVNDFETVVGVEPIVNDKRNDRDRDGGGYSVYLPEVGRIKREIERLGSLKAMLTGSGSSVFGVFGNRIEAKRAFEEIRSKNDWTVFLAQNLFY; this is encoded by the coding sequence GTGTCTGAGATTTTAAAGTTCAAATCTCCCGCCAAGGTGAACTATTTTCTCAAGGTAGGCGAAAAACTCCCCAACGGCTATCACAAAATCGCAACGGTAATGAGCGCTATCGATATATACGACCATATCACCGTTGCCTTCGAGGGTAGTCGGATAGAGATCGAATCGGACAACACTAAAGTCCCGCAAGGCCCCTCAAACACGGTCTACAGGGCCATCGAGGCCCTCCTTAAAGAAGCAAACGTCGACATAGGTATAAAGGTAAATATACAAAAAAACATCCCCCTGGAATCTGGCCTAGGGGGGGCCAGCTCCAACGCCGCCTCGGTGATGCTCAAGCTGAACGACCATCTGAACCTCGGCTTAGGCCTAGACGAACTCCTCACCTTGGGGGTGAAAATAGGGTCGGACGTACCGTTCTTCATCTTCGGCTCCCCGGCTCTGGTCACGGGGATAGGAGAGAACCTCAAAAAGATCGAGGGCATCCCGGAGACATGGATGGTTGTCGTCAAACCGCCCGGCTCCGTTTCAACAAAATTAGCGTATAAAATGATTGATTTAGTATTGACATTTAACAAAAAAAGTATTATTATTCCGAAGTTTAATGGGACTCTTGGCGGTCTTATCGAGGGAATGGTAAACGACTTCGAGACCGTGGTGGGGGTCGAGCCGATTGTTAACGACAAAAGGAACGACCGGGATAGAGATGGGGGGGGGTATAGTGTTTATCTTCCCGAAGTGGGCCGGATCAAGAGAGAGATCGAAAGGCTCGGCTCATTAAAAGCAATGCTCACTGGCAGTGGGTCATCCGTTTTCGGCGTTTTCGGAAACCGGATCGAAGCAAAAAGGGCTTTCGAGGAGATACGTTCAAAAAATGATTGGACAGTTTTTTTGGCGCAAAATCTCTTCTACTAA
- a CDS encoding AAA family ATPase, which produces MKNIKSRKGEPRQHFLITGLPGSGKTTLIIDLIDKIPGEKSGFVTKEVRSEGERMGFDIITVPFGAGSKRVPLAVKSSLLSPGKASNIGSARMGSYTVFLKNVEEVAVPSILKGLDFTIIDEIGKMECISKKFRSAVLGAMDSAGTVVATISKKSTGYDFITGIKRREDVRLFEITRLNRDILLNKILEEMSNGWRKY; this is translated from the coding sequence ATGAAAAACATCAAAAGCCGCAAAGGGGAGCCGAGACAACACTTCCTCATTACAGGGCTCCCCGGCTCCGGAAAGACGACCCTGATCATCGATCTCATAGATAAAATCCCGGGCGAAAAATCGGGCTTTGTCACGAAAGAGGTGAGGAGCGAAGGCGAAAGGATGGGATTCGACATAATAACCGTCCCCTTCGGCGCCGGCTCGAAGAGGGTCCCGCTGGCGGTAAAGTCGAGCTTATTAAGCCCGGGAAAAGCGTCAAACATCGGTTCCGCGAGGATGGGAAGCTACACCGTCTTTCTGAAAAATGTCGAGGAGGTCGCCGTTCCCTCCATTTTGAAAGGCCTTGATTTCACGATCATAGACGAGATAGGGAAGATGGAATGCATATCGAAAAAATTCAGGAGCGCGGTCTTGGGGGCAATGGACTCCGCCGGAACGGTCGTCGCGACAATTTCCAAGAAATCGACGGGATACGATTTCATAACCGGTATAAAGCGCAGGGAAGACGTCAGGCTCTTTGAGATCACGAGGTTGAACAGGGACATCCTGCTGAACAAGATTTTGGAGGAGATGTCCAACGGCTGGCGAAAATATTAG
- a CDS encoding signal peptidase I produces MRPVNIRSIPFCGYSMYPALRPGDTLIVKKVNGKGGDIKLGDIVCFSQEESYTAHRVINIIENEKDLTVTTKGDNMTSPDTPRILNGDGILKVVMIKRGGSDLIKPGFGRIHACLSSSNLTFGIVKGWIGRGLKRFIIR; encoded by the coding sequence GTGAGACCGGTAAATATCAGGTCCATCCCCTTCTGCGGCTACAGCATGTACCCGGCCTTGAGGCCCGGTGACACTCTCATCGTCAAAAAGGTAAACGGAAAGGGGGGAGACATCAAACTCGGCGACATAGTCTGCTTTTCTCAAGAGGAGAGCTACACGGCCCATCGCGTTATCAATATCATTGAAAACGAAAAAGACCTCACGGTTACAACCAAGGGGGACAACATGACCAGTCCCGATACCCCCCGAATCCTCAACGGCGACGGAATCCTCAAGGTCGTTATGATAAAACGCGGGGGCAGCGATCTTATAAAACCCGGATTCGGCCGAATCCACGCCTGTCTGAGCTCCTCCAATCTTACCTTCGGAATCGTAAAGGGGTGGATCGGGCGAGGTCTCAAGCGTTTCATAATTCGTTAG
- a CDS encoding YihA family ribosome biogenesis GTP-binding protein: protein MKITKAEFIRGATDPGDFLRGPGERPQVAFSGRSNVGKSSLINSIVGRKKLARTSSTPGRTREINFFNINDRLVFVDLPGYGYAKVPAGMRRAWRPMVEKYLTGNEALKLVVVIVDIRRGPEEEELSFLLWLKETNIPSLVVATKADKEKRSKIDGRLIKMAETLECRPDDIVLFSSLKGTGKEKLWSRIREVVGV from the coding sequence ATGAAAATCACAAAGGCGGAGTTTATCAGGGGGGCGACCGACCCGGGCGATTTTCTGAGGGGGCCGGGCGAAAGGCCGCAGGTGGCCTTCTCCGGGCGCTCCAACGTGGGGAAGTCCTCCCTGATCAACAGCATTGTGGGGAGAAAGAAGCTCGCCAGGACGTCCTCCACGCCGGGCAGGACGAGGGAGATAAACTTCTTTAACATCAATGACCGGCTCGTCTTCGTAGATCTCCCCGGCTACGGTTACGCCAAGGTCCCGGCCGGGATGAGGAGAGCGTGGCGCCCAATGGTGGAAAAATACCTCACCGGAAACGAAGCCCTAAAACTTGTCGTCGTGATTGTCGATATAAGGCGCGGGCCGGAAGAGGAGGAGCTTTCCTTTCTCCTGTGGCTCAAGGAAACCAACATCCCCTCCCTCGTCGTGGCCACCAAGGCGGACAAGGAGAAGCGCAGCAAAATAGACGGACGGCTCATCAAGATGGCCGAGACCCTCGAATGCAGGCCGGATGACATCGTTCTCTTCTCGTCTCTCAAGGGTACCGGCAAGGAGAAGCTCTGGTCAAGGATAAGGGAGGTCGTCGGTGTCTGA
- the spoVG gene encoding septation regulator SpoVG — MEITEVRVFPVGEERLKAYATITFDDCFIIRDLKIINGNNGLFVAMPSKKRKDGTFRDIAHPLNNKTREMIEEVVLREYENELEKGGAPVGGEDTEKSFDDEY, encoded by the coding sequence ATGGAGATTACAGAGGTCAGAGTTTTCCCAGTAGGTGAAGAGAGATTAAAAGCATACGCAACCATAACGTTCGATGATTGTTTCATCATTCGAGACCTTAAGATCATCAATGGAAACAACGGACTCTTTGTGGCCATGCCGAGCAAAAAGAGAAAAGATGGAACCTTTCGGGACATCGCCCACCCCCTCAACAACAAGACCAGGGAGATGATAGAAGAAGTTGTCCTGAGAGAATATGAAAATGAGCTTGAAAAGGGGGGAGCCCCTGTAGGAGGGGAAGATACAGAGAAAAGCTTTGATGACGAATATTAG